A DNA window from Mesorhizobium sp. C432A contains the following coding sequences:
- a CDS encoding cyclase family protein → MDTQKLLGEVAGQLLSGAIRVVDLSAQLGPDTPLIKLPPELAVDTPKVEIHNISRYDKNGPWWAWNWLKLGEHSGTHFDAPQHWISGKDYPDGATDTIPAQNFIGPVNVIDCSKEAAADHDFLLTVDHIKAWEAKHGAINAGEWVVMRTDWYKRNGSEAEFLNANETGPHTPGPTAEAIQFLISKDIKGWGSETIGTDAGKAGGMEPPFPAHTLMHKANRYGLASLCNLDQLPPKGAILIAAPLKIEHGTGSPIRALALVSNG, encoded by the coding sequence ATGGACACGCAAAAACTCCTCGGCGAAGTCGCCGGCCAGCTGCTTTCAGGCGCCATCAGGGTGGTCGACCTCTCTGCGCAACTCGGACCCGACACGCCTCTTATCAAGCTGCCGCCGGAGCTTGCCGTCGACACGCCAAAGGTCGAGATCCATAACATCTCCCGTTATGACAAGAACGGCCCGTGGTGGGCATGGAACTGGCTGAAGCTTGGGGAGCATTCGGGCACGCATTTCGATGCGCCGCAGCATTGGATCAGCGGCAAGGACTATCCGGACGGCGCCACCGACACCATTCCGGCGCAGAATTTCATTGGTCCGGTCAATGTCATCGACTGCTCGAAGGAAGCCGCCGCTGACCACGACTTCCTGCTCACCGTCGACCACATCAAGGCGTGGGAAGCCAAGCATGGCGCCATCAACGCCGGGGAGTGGGTGGTGATGCGCACCGACTGGTATAAGCGCAATGGCTCGGAAGCCGAATTCCTCAACGCCAACGAAACCGGCCCACATACGCCAGGTCCGACAGCCGAAGCCATCCAGTTCCTGATCAGCAAGGATATCAAGGGCTGGGGCTCAGAGACGATCGGCACCGATGCCGGCAAGGCAGGCGGGATGGAGCCGCCATTTCCAGCCCACACGCTGATGCACAAGGCGAACCGCTATGGCCTCGCCAGCCTCTGCAACCTCGACCAGTTGCCTCCAAAGGGCGCCATCCTGATCGCCGCACCGCTCAAGATCGAGCATGGCACCGGCAGCCCTATCCGCGCGCTGGCGCTTGTATCCAACGGCTAG
- a CDS encoding ABC transporter substrate-binding protein, protein MTINRRELLGYSAAALGVAAIGLPEIAKAAAGELTIAYNVNLPSWDPTTGPSAVNPTIQGLYQSVFDQFIPQKPDLSFAPGLLTEWGWNEDRTKVTMTVREGVTWHDGSPFTPEDVVWSLQRAGDEKTGNPIQFVWKNVNNFKIDGNKITGDVVQFDPVYFKWMSFLTGYILPKAYYEKVGAEGFEKAPIGTGPYMVEKFERNAFLRLKANPHYWGDKPAFENVTIKFVTDAASRVAEIESGSSQVTLEVPYEEYDRLIAKDGLAGSCKPVSDIGMIFFNDIEAMLDKNVRQAAVMAVDKELLVKRLLRGYGQPIATLETPEYTAFDASIKVEHNPEKAKELLAASGYSPEKPVKFTIQTTKGFKPKDYEMIQAIVGMWRKVGIEATIEVYEIAKHYELRAADKLAPAAFYNWGNAIGDPTTSTGFAMYGPSPHSVWDSQDLIDMINPLWGEKDEAKRIAGWKAVDKYIAEQAYVLPLIQYAQPIVHAKGVNVVQHVSGALLPALMTPA, encoded by the coding sequence ATGACAATCAACAGACGAGAATTGCTGGGATACAGTGCCGCGGCACTTGGGGTGGCGGCGATCGGCCTGCCTGAGATCGCCAAGGCGGCAGCGGGCGAGCTGACCATCGCCTATAACGTCAACCTGCCGTCCTGGGATCCGACCACCGGACCCTCGGCCGTCAACCCGACGATCCAGGGCCTCTACCAGTCGGTGTTCGACCAGTTCATTCCGCAAAAGCCGGACCTGTCCTTTGCGCCTGGCCTGCTCACCGAATGGGGCTGGAACGAGGATCGCACCAAGGTGACGATGACGGTGCGCGAAGGCGTGACCTGGCATGACGGCTCGCCCTTCACGCCCGAGGACGTGGTCTGGTCGCTGCAGCGGGCGGGCGACGAAAAGACCGGCAATCCGATCCAGTTCGTCTGGAAGAACGTCAACAATTTCAAGATCGACGGCAACAAGATCACCGGCGACGTCGTGCAGTTCGATCCGGTCTACTTTAAATGGATGTCGTTCCTGACCGGCTACATCCTGCCGAAGGCCTATTACGAGAAGGTCGGCGCCGAAGGTTTCGAGAAGGCGCCGATCGGCACCGGCCCTTACATGGTGGAAAAATTCGAGCGAAATGCTTTCCTTCGACTGAAGGCCAACCCGCACTATTGGGGCGACAAGCCGGCCTTCGAGAATGTGACGATCAAGTTCGTCACTGATGCGGCGAGCCGCGTTGCCGAAATCGAATCCGGTTCCTCGCAGGTGACGCTGGAGGTCCCCTATGAAGAGTATGACCGGCTGATCGCCAAAGACGGGCTTGCCGGCTCGTGCAAGCCCGTTTCCGACATCGGCATGATCTTCTTCAACGACATCGAAGCGATGCTGGACAAGAACGTCCGCCAGGCCGCCGTCATGGCTGTGGACAAGGAGCTTCTGGTCAAGCGGCTGCTGCGCGGCTATGGCCAACCGATCGCTACGCTGGAGACCCCGGAGTACACGGCCTTCGACGCCTCGATCAAGGTCGAGCACAATCCGGAAAAGGCCAAGGAGCTGCTCGCGGCTTCCGGCTATTCGCCGGAAAAACCGGTCAAGTTCACCATCCAGACGACCAAGGGCTTCAAGCCCAAGGATTATGAGATGATCCAGGCAATCGTCGGCATGTGGCGTAAGGTCGGCATCGAGGCGACGATCGAGGTCTACGAGATCGCCAAGCACTATGAACTGCGCGCCGCCGACAAGCTGGCGCCGGCCGCCTTCTACAATTGGGGCAACGCCATCGGCGACCCGACGACGTCGACGGGTTTTGCCATGTATGGGCCGAGCCCGCACTCGGTGTGGGACAGCCAGGATCTGATCGACATGATCAATCCGCTCTGGGGCGAGAAGGACGAGGCCAAGCGCATCGCCGGCTGGAAGGCTGTCGACAAGTATATCGCCGAGCAGGCCTATGTGCTGCCGCTGATTCAGTATGCGCAACCTATCGTGCATGCCAAGGGCGTCAACGTGGTGCAGCATGTGTCCGGCGCGCTGCTGCCGGCGCTGATGACCCCGGCCTGA
- a CDS encoding NAD(P)/FAD-dependent oxidoreductase: MSQPDHIIVGSGINALVCAAMLGGKGARVLVLERNDRIGGCVRTEEITAPGFIHDVMATTFVLFITSPAFAALGGDLARHGLEFCHTGTPTGVLRPDGSHAVLTTNRAANVAAINAIAADDGDRHADDVSGIERNAGLLFGLLGGSLWSYPTAKLLAGDAWRRSPRGLAAFLGEALVPARSWLESTYRSETIRALWAPWVLHAGLGPEDAFSGQIAKVIAFALEAAGAPIVKGGAKTLLTAFEALIRERGGDIRTAADVASIVQSGGRATGVRLASGETITANKSVICSVTPTQLYHRLLGSEAPKADVEATQKYRYGKGNFQIHYALNKPPAWRGAGLDQVALLHLTPGLDGVSKACNEAARGMLPEVPTICVGQPHALDPSRCPEGKAILWLQLPEAPRHIKGDAAGTLHAPADGQWTEALREAYADRVETILASHIDGFKGSVIARRAYSPADLEAMNINLVGGDPYGGSSTIDQSFLWRPFKTSRNHQTGIKNLYHIGASTHPGAGLGGGSGFLLAGRL, translated from the coding sequence GTGAGCCAGCCGGATCACATCATCGTTGGCAGCGGCATCAACGCGCTGGTCTGCGCGGCGATGCTCGGCGGCAAAGGGGCGCGTGTGCTCGTCCTCGAGCGCAATGACCGCATCGGCGGCTGCGTGCGTACCGAGGAGATCACCGCTCCCGGCTTTATCCATGACGTGATGGCAACCACCTTCGTGCTGTTCATCACCTCGCCGGCTTTTGCGGCGTTGGGCGGCGATCTCGCCAGGCACGGGCTGGAATTCTGCCACACCGGCACGCCAACTGGCGTGCTGCGGCCGGACGGCAGTCATGCAGTGCTCACCACCAACCGCGCCGCCAATGTCGCGGCAATCAATGCGATTGCCGCCGACGATGGCGACCGGCATGCGGACGATGTCAGCGGCATCGAGCGCAATGCCGGCCTGTTGTTCGGCCTGCTCGGCGGCAGCCTGTGGTCCTATCCGACGGCGAAACTGCTGGCCGGCGATGCCTGGCGGCGCAGCCCACGCGGCCTTGCCGCCTTTCTCGGCGAAGCACTGGTGCCGGCGCGCAGCTGGCTGGAAAGCACCTATCGGTCCGAGACAATCCGCGCGCTGTGGGCGCCCTGGGTGCTGCACGCCGGGCTCGGACCGGAAGACGCCTTCTCAGGGCAGATCGCCAAGGTCATTGCCTTCGCGCTGGAAGCGGCCGGGGCGCCGATCGTCAAGGGTGGAGCGAAGACCCTGCTCACCGCCTTCGAAGCTCTGATAAGGGAACGTGGTGGCGACATCCGTACCGCCGCCGATGTCGCCTCGATCGTCCAGAGCGGTGGCCGCGCGACCGGCGTACGGCTCGCCTCGGGCGAAACGATTACAGCAAACAAGAGCGTCATCTGTTCGGTCACGCCGACGCAGCTTTACCACCGGTTGCTCGGCAGCGAGGCTCCCAAGGCCGATGTCGAAGCGACACAGAAATATCGCTACGGCAAAGGCAATTTCCAGATTCACTATGCGCTGAACAAGCCGCCGGCATGGCGCGGTGCTGGCCTGGACCAGGTGGCATTGTTGCACCTGACGCCGGGGCTCGATGGCGTCTCGAAAGCCTGCAACGAGGCGGCGCGCGGCATGCTGCCCGAAGTGCCGACCATCTGCGTCGGCCAGCCGCATGCGCTCGATCCGTCGCGCTGCCCGGAGGGCAAGGCGATCCTGTGGCTGCAACTGCCCGAGGCGCCCAGGCACATCAAGGGCGACGCCGCAGGCACGCTGCATGCACCGGCTGACGGACAATGGACCGAGGCGCTGCGTGAAGCCTACGCCGACCGCGTCGAAACCATTCTCGCCAGCCACATCGATGGCTTCAAGGGCAGCGTGATTGCGCGCCGCGCCTATTCACCGGCCGATCTCGAAGCGATGAACATCAATCTGGTCGGCGGCGACCCGTATGGCGGGTCGTCCACCATCGACCAGTCGTTCCTGTGGCGGCCGTTCAAGACCAGCCGCAACCATCAGACCGGCATCAAAAACCTCTATCACATCGGCGCCTCCACCCATCCGGGTGCAGGGCTCGGCGGCGGCTCCGGCTTTCTTCTGGCGGGCAGGCTGTGA
- a CDS encoding indolepyruvate oxidoreductase subunit beta family protein, producing the protein MLDQASPLRPKSGAADTEPVIKLALLAVGGQGGGVLADWITDVAERNGYVAQSTSVAGVAQRTGATIYYVEMARDTGRLPVFALSPSQGDVDILIAAELMEAGRAIIRGFVTPDRTTLIASSHRIAAVSEKIEPGDGRASSSKVHATAEAASKRFIAFDMEKIAADNGSMISASLLGALAGSDALPFRRESYEQAIGAGGRGAKASLAAFAVAYDRARGTTVPAPEPAEPATVDPAPGAGRVSGPQNLLQGWQALAARIDLMPAAVRDMALRALRKVVDYQDISYGGEYLDRLDKAVALDDPGHAHALSIAAAKHLANALCYDDMIRVADLKTRSTRDQRVRREVGVKNGSILQVTEYFHPRIEEFCGTLPAGLGSYIENRPKLAAFLDRRINHGRRIRTDSFAGFAVLWFIGGLRRWRRRLLRHKVETAHLERWYALALSHAPQDYALAVEILNCRRLIKGYSDTHLRAQSKFDRVLSALDLVKGRDDAADWIRRLREAALKDEKGDMLDGALKTVASL; encoded by the coding sequence ATGCTTGACCAGGCTTCGCCCTTGCGTCCGAAATCCGGTGCCGCCGATACCGAGCCGGTGATCAAACTCGCTTTGCTCGCGGTCGGTGGCCAGGGCGGCGGTGTGCTCGCCGACTGGATCACCGATGTCGCCGAGCGCAATGGTTACGTCGCGCAATCGACCTCCGTCGCCGGCGTCGCCCAGCGCACCGGCGCTACGATCTATTACGTCGAGATGGCCCGCGACACCGGCCGGCTGCCGGTCTTTGCCCTGTCGCCTTCGCAGGGCGACGTCGACATACTGATCGCCGCCGAGCTGATGGAAGCCGGCCGCGCCATCATCAGGGGCTTCGTCACGCCCGATCGCACCACGCTCATTGCTTCTTCGCATCGCATTGCCGCGGTGTCGGAAAAGATCGAGCCGGGTGACGGCCGGGCCTCGTCTTCGAAGGTACACGCGACGGCGGAAGCTGCATCGAAACGCTTCATCGCCTTCGACATGGAAAAGATCGCCGCCGATAATGGCTCGATGATTTCCGCCAGCCTCCTTGGCGCGCTGGCAGGCTCCGACGCATTGCCGTTCAGGCGTGAAAGCTATGAGCAAGCGATCGGCGCCGGCGGCCGGGGCGCGAAAGCCAGCCTCGCTGCCTTCGCCGTTGCCTACGACCGCGCGCGCGGTACGACCGTCCCCGCGCCAGAGCCGGCAGAACCGGCCACGGTCGACCCCGCTCCGGGTGCAGGGCGCGTGAGCGGTCCGCAGAACCTGCTGCAGGGTTGGCAGGCACTGGCTGCCCGCATCGACCTGATGCCCGCGGCGGTGCGCGACATGGCGCTCCGGGCGCTGAGAAAGGTCGTCGACTATCAGGACATCTCCTATGGCGGCGAGTATCTCGACCGGTTGGACAAGGCCGTTGCGCTTGATGATCCCGGCCACGCCCATGCATTGTCCATCGCCGCCGCCAAGCATCTGGCCAACGCGCTGTGCTATGACGACATGATCCGCGTCGCCGATCTCAAGACTCGCTCGACCCGCGACCAGCGCGTGCGCCGCGAGGTCGGCGTCAAGAACGGCTCGATCCTGCAGGTAACCGAGTATTTCCATCCGCGCATCGAGGAGTTCTGCGGCACTTTGCCGGCGGGGTTGGGCAGCTACATTGAGAACCGGCCGAAACTCGCTGCTTTCCTTGATCGTCGCATCAACCATGGCCGGCGCATTCGCACCGACAGCTTTGCCGGCTTTGCGGTCCTCTGGTTCATCGGAGGCCTGCGCCGCTGGCGGCGGCGCCTGTTGCGCCACAAGGTCGAGACGGCGCATCTGGAGCGCTGGTATGCGCTGGCGCTCAGCCACGCGCCTCAGGACTACGCGCTCGCCGTCGAAATCCTGAACTGCCGCCGGCTGATCAAGGGCTACAGCGACACCCACCTCCGCGCCCAGTCCAAATTCGATCGCGTGCTGTCGGCGCTCGATCTGGTCAAGGGCCGCGATGACGCTGCCGACTGGATCAGGCGGTTGCGCGAAGCTGCGCTGAAAGACGAGAAAGGCGACATGCTCGATGGCGCGCTGAAGACGGTGGCATCGTTGTGA
- a CDS encoding NAD(P)/FAD-dependent oxidoreductase, producing the protein MSEFDAIFVGAGHNSLACAAHLALKGWKTGIFERSAAIGGAVQTHEYTLPGFRHDFGAMNLSLFAGSAFHRKYANELKAQGLEFAPVADCFASAFPDGRWFGVSNDLERTATRLAAFSAADAATWRKLVAAFPAEAEHLFRLLGSPMSARALAGTAWNLWRKKGMSGALDTGRLLLSSPRAWLEETFESPYVRATLATWGMHLDFAPDIAGGAVFPYLESIANQSFGMVLGKGGADTIIRALAGMVTSAGGTIVTGAEVAEITVAGGKASGVRLASGETHTATKAVIAGVAPRALTGKLLPNGSGDAGFDTAMQKFRHAPGTMMIHLALDDLPDWRAGAELRQFAYVHLSPSLDAMSRTYQQAMAGMLPDEPVLVVGQPTAVDPSRAPQGKHVLWVQVRMLPAEILGDAAGKIAPAHWDQVKDVYAERVLDTIEIYAPGLHAKILGRAVFSPIDLERENPNLVGGDQVCGSHHLAQNFLFRPARGYAGWNTPVGNLHLIGAATWPGAGTGAASGFMLAQQLGGR; encoded by the coding sequence GTGAGCGAGTTCGACGCCATCTTTGTCGGGGCGGGCCACAACAGTCTGGCATGCGCCGCGCATCTGGCGCTGAAAGGCTGGAAAACCGGGATTTTCGAGCGCAGCGCAGCAATCGGCGGTGCCGTCCAGACCCACGAATACACCCTCCCAGGGTTCCGGCACGATTTCGGTGCAATGAATCTGAGCCTGTTTGCCGGCTCCGCCTTCCACCGGAAATATGCAAATGAATTGAAAGCGCAGGGTCTTGAGTTCGCGCCGGTCGCCGACTGTTTCGCCAGCGCCTTTCCGGACGGACGCTGGTTCGGCGTCAGCAATGACTTGGAAAGGACTGCCACGCGGCTGGCCGCGTTCTCCGCCGCCGATGCCGCGACGTGGCGCAAGCTCGTTGCCGCCTTTCCTGCTGAGGCCGAGCATCTGTTCCGGCTGCTGGGATCGCCGATGAGTGCCCGCGCGCTTGCCGGCACCGCCTGGAACCTGTGGCGCAAGAAGGGCATGTCAGGCGCGCTCGATACCGGCCGGCTTTTGCTGTCGTCACCTCGCGCCTGGCTGGAGGAGACCTTCGAGTCGCCTTATGTGCGGGCAACGCTTGCCACCTGGGGCATGCATCTCGATTTCGCACCCGACATCGCCGGCGGCGCCGTGTTCCCCTATCTGGAATCGATCGCCAACCAGAGCTTTGGCATGGTGCTAGGCAAGGGCGGCGCCGACACGATCATCCGGGCGCTGGCAGGTATGGTCACCTCGGCGGGCGGCACGATCGTCACCGGGGCGGAAGTTGCCGAGATCACCGTTGCCGGCGGCAAGGCATCGGGCGTGCGACTCGCTTCAGGTGAGACACATACGGCCACCAAGGCAGTGATTGCCGGCGTCGCGCCCAGGGCGCTGACCGGCAAGTTGCTGCCCAACGGTTCCGGCGACGCCGGCTTCGACACGGCGATGCAGAAATTCAGGCACGCGCCGGGCACGATGATGATCCATCTGGCGCTCGACGACCTGCCCGATTGGCGCGCCGGCGCGGAGCTTCGGCAGTTCGCCTATGTGCATCTGTCGCCCTCGCTCGACGCGATGTCGCGCACCTATCAGCAGGCGATGGCGGGCATGCTGCCGGACGAACCGGTGCTGGTCGTCGGCCAGCCGACAGCGGTCGATCCGTCACGCGCGCCGCAGGGCAAGCATGTGCTGTGGGTGCAGGTGCGCATGCTGCCCGCCGAAATCCTGGGCGATGCGGCCGGCAAGATCGCGCCCGCGCATTGGGATCAGGTCAAGGACGTCTATGCCGAACGCGTGCTCGACACCATCGAGATCTACGCACCCGGACTGCACGCGAAAATCCTCGGCCGTGCAGTGTTCTCGCCAATCGACCTCGAGCGTGAGAACCCCAATCTCGTCGGTGGCGACCAGGTCTGCGGCAGCCATCATCTGGCGCAGAACTTCTTGTTTCGCCCGGCGCGCGGTTATGCCGGCTGGAACACGCCGGTCGGCAATCTGCATCTCATAGGCGCCGCGACATGGCCCGGCGCCGGCACCGGCGCGGCCTCCGGCTTCATGCTCGCGCAACAGCTTGGCGGGAGGTAG
- a CDS encoding MarR family transcriptional regulator has protein sequence MEQKVAEKRQRISTLGQIGLQQFAPYLMNRIMGRYNATLRDDFRKQGLTIPQVRTLAVLSVTDGITVNDLSVYTVIEQSTLSRKLDTLEGQGFVRREQGVTDSRIRHVFLTDDGRAEFARAWPAMHDAFEAMFDDVDDAEYAALIATLQKMLKNIRKHDI, from the coding sequence ATGGAGCAGAAGGTCGCAGAAAAACGCCAGCGCATTTCGACGCTTGGCCAGATCGGCCTGCAGCAATTCGCGCCCTATCTGATGAACCGCATCATGGGGCGCTACAACGCCACCTTGCGCGACGATTTCCGCAAGCAGGGCCTGACCATTCCGCAGGTCCGCACGCTCGCCGTGCTGTCGGTCACCGACGGTATCACCGTCAACGACCTCTCGGTCTACACCGTCATCGAGCAGTCGACCTTGAGCCGCAAGCTCGACACGCTGGAAGGGCAAGGCTTCGTGCGGCGCGAGCAAGGCGTCACAGACAGCCGCATCCGCCATGTCTTCCTGACCGATGACGGCCGCGCCGAGTTCGCGCGCGCCTGGCCGGCAATGCATGACGCGTTCGAGGCGATGTTCGACGATGTCGACGACGCCGAATACGCGGCGCTGATCGCCACATTGCAGAAGATGCTGAAGAACATTCGCAAGCACGACATCTAG
- a CDS encoding indolepyruvate ferredoxin oxidoreductase subunit alpha: MAERSFAKEVEKLRLGAGEEFAGEGILAITKALLQCGVGYVGGYQGAPISHLMDVLADAQEILGELGVHFEASASEATATAMLAASVHYPIRGAATFKSTVGTNVASDALANLASGGVTGGALIIVGEDYGEGSSIMQERSHAFAMKSQVWLLDPRPNLPSIVKAVEDGFELSEASNTPVMLQVRIRCCHVHGHFIAKDNKRPPMTVADALDAPRRDTGRIVLPPASFLHEKEKVQKRWPAAVEFIAKNKINEFFGSDHGSVGIVMQGGMYNSVIRALQRLGLADTYGETDVPLYVLNAVYPLIDDEFLTFCEGKQAVLVVEEGQPNYIEQAFAAMLHKAGRGTRLVGKEYLPMAGEYTGQVMLDGIGAFLRAESPHLLPGEVRAPNKVGDGVDAADLINVVPGRPPGFCIGCPERPIFAATKLVEQELGNHHIASDIGCHLFSIMPPFELGATTMGYGLGPASASAFNSPDAKRRSISFVGDGGFWHNGLTSSIGNAVFNKNDGVIVIVDNFYSAATGGQDILSSRAGNKTKSTKHPITEAVKGMGVKWLRHIDRTYDVGKMQDTLREALTTEEKGPKVIVASSECMLNRQRREKPLVDKAIKGGTRVVKPKFGVDEDICTGDHACMRLSGCPSLSVKSLDDPLRDDPVASIDQSCVGCGNCGEVADAAVLCPSFYRADVVHNPGRWDRFLESARRAVIGLMQRRRESRRLTFADA, encoded by the coding sequence ATGGCCGAACGCTCTTTTGCCAAGGAAGTCGAAAAACTCAGGCTCGGCGCCGGCGAGGAATTTGCGGGCGAAGGCATTCTCGCCATCACCAAGGCGCTGCTGCAATGCGGCGTCGGCTATGTCGGCGGATACCAGGGCGCGCCGATCAGCCATCTGATGGACGTGCTGGCCGACGCACAGGAGATTCTGGGCGAACTCGGGGTGCATTTCGAGGCGAGCGCCTCGGAAGCCACCGCCACCGCCATGCTGGCGGCCTCGGTGCATTACCCCATTCGCGGTGCGGCGACCTTCAAGTCGACCGTCGGCACCAATGTCGCGTCCGACGCACTGGCCAACCTCGCCTCCGGCGGCGTCACCGGCGGCGCGCTGATCATCGTCGGCGAAGACTATGGCGAAGGCTCCTCGATCATGCAGGAGCGCAGCCATGCCTTCGCCATGAAGAGCCAGGTCTGGCTACTCGACCCGCGCCCCAATTTGCCGTCGATCGTCAAGGCGGTGGAGGATGGTTTCGAGCTGTCCGAGGCATCCAACACGCCGGTGATGCTGCAGGTGCGCATCCGCTGCTGCCATGTGCATGGCCATTTCATCGCCAAGGACAACAAGCGCCCGCCGATGACGGTGGCCGATGCGCTCGACGCGCCGCGCCGCGACACCGGCCGCATCGTGTTGCCGCCCGCCTCCTTCCTGCACGAGAAGGAGAAGGTGCAGAAGCGCTGGCCGGCGGCGGTGGAGTTCATCGCCAAGAACAAGATCAACGAATTCTTCGGCTCGGACCACGGCTCGGTCGGCATCGTCATGCAGGGCGGCATGTACAATTCGGTCATCCGCGCGCTGCAGCGTCTCGGCCTCGCTGACACCTATGGCGAGACCGATGTGCCGCTCTACGTGCTCAATGCCGTCTATCCCCTGATCGACGACGAGTTCCTCACCTTCTGCGAAGGCAAGCAGGCGGTGCTCGTGGTCGAGGAGGGCCAGCCCAACTACATCGAGCAAGCCTTTGCCGCCATGCTGCACAAGGCCGGGCGCGGCACCAGGCTGGTCGGCAAGGAATATCTGCCGATGGCCGGCGAATATACCGGCCAGGTCATGCTCGACGGCATTGGCGCCTTCCTGCGCGCCGAATCCCCGCATCTCTTGCCGGGCGAGGTGCGCGCGCCCAACAAGGTCGGCGATGGCGTCGACGCCGCCGACCTGATCAACGTCGTGCCGGGCCGTCCGCCGGGCTTCTGCATCGGTTGCCCGGAGCGGCCGATCTTTGCCGCGACAAAGCTGGTCGAGCAGGAACTCGGGAACCATCACATCGCATCCGACATCGGCTGCCATTTGTTCTCGATCATGCCGCCTTTCGAGCTCGGCGCCACCACCATGGGCTACGGGCTGGGGCCGGCATCGGCATCGGCGTTCAATTCGCCCGACGCCAAACGGCGGTCGATCTCTTTCGTCGGCGATGGCGGCTTCTGGCACAATGGCCTGACCTCCTCGATCGGCAACGCGGTCTTCAACAAGAACGACGGCGTCATCGTCATCGTCGACAATTTTTACTCCGCCGCCACCGGTGGGCAGGACATCCTGTCGTCGCGTGCGGGCAACAAGACCAAGTCGACCAAGCATCCGATCACCGAAGCGGTGAAGGGCATGGGCGTCAAATGGCTGCGCCACATCGACCGCACCTACGATGTCGGCAAGATGCAGGACACGCTGCGCGAGGCGCTGACGACGGAGGAAAAGGGACCAAAGGTCATCGTCGCCTCTTCCGAATGCATGCTCAACCGCCAGCGTCGCGAAAAGCCGCTGGTCGACAAGGCGATCAAGGGAGGGACCCGTGTCGTCAAGCCGAAATTCGGGGTCGACGAGGACATCTGCACCGGCGACCACGCCTGCATGCGGCTGTCCGGCTGCCCGTCGCTGTCGGTGAAATCGCTCGACGATCCGTTGCGTGACGATCCGGTGGCATCGATCGACCAGAGCTGCGTCGGCTGCGGCAATTGCGGCGAGGTGGCGGACGCCGCCGTGCTGTGCCCATCCTTCTACCGCGCCGATGTCGTGCACAATCCGGGCCGCTGGGACCGTTTCCTGGAAAGCGCTCGCCGCGCCGTGATCGGCCTGATGCAGCGCCGCCGCGAGAGCCGCAGGTTGACGTTCGCCGATGCTTGA